A DNA window from Setaria viridis chromosome 2, Setaria_viridis_v4.0, whole genome shotgun sequence contains the following coding sequences:
- the LOC117842697 gene encoding uncharacterized protein, with protein MTDSRRPDGSYGPEYGPLPPEHEYAMYRHLSSRRRAPWPLQHGDGGYPGRILEQRLRREPFGLSRHPLQPYAPFRIRHANGGGGPRHRREDPGLTDEEFREAMDQLRKQEYRPSNPQKKRHHWTGSARAGAPPAVTEEEKACTICLETFLVEEQVVVTPCNHMFHQGCIAPWVKSHGTCPVCRSALCERRNAVTGNINSSRRNAVTGNINSSSSNGEDGEVDLDLVAMMRAMEEAFSRFRLSDFMSYHH; from the exons ATGACGGACAGCCGGCGGCCGGACGGGAGCTACGGGCCGGAGTACGGCCCTTTGCCCCCTGAGCATGAATACGCCATGTACCGTCACTTGTCATCCAGGAGGAGGGCCCCTTGGCCTCTGCAACATGGGGATGGG GGTTACCCTGGGAGGATATTGGAGCAGAGATTGAGAAGAGAACCTTTTGGGCTTTCCAG GCACCCTCTGCAACCATATGCACCATTCCGAATTCGCCATGCCAACGGCGGAGGTGGCCCAAGACACAGGCGAGAGGACCCTGGACTAACTGATGAGGAGTTCAGGGAAGCCATGGATCAGCTTAGGAAGCAGGAATACAGGCCCTCAAACCCTCAGAAGAAGAGACATCACTGGACCGGGAGTGCCAGAGCTGGGGCGCCACCGGCAGTCACAGAAGAGGAGAAAGCATGCACCATATGCCTGGAGACGTTCCTGGTAGAAGAGCAGGTTGTGGTCACGCCCTGCAACCACATGTTCCACCAAGGTTGCATCGCCCCCTGGGTGAAGAGCCACGGCACCTGCCCCGTGTGCCGGTCTGCACTCTGCGAGAGGAGGAACGCCGTCACAGGGAACATCAACAGCAGCAGGAGGAACGCCGTCACAGGGAAcatcaacagcagcagcagcaatggcgaagATGGTGAGGTGGATCTGGACCTGGTGGCAATGATGAGGGCCATGGAGGAGGCCTTCAGCCGGTTCAGGCTCTCTGACTTCATGTCATACCACCACTAG
- the LOC117842698 gene encoding uncharacterized protein, with protein sequence MGCAGSTPATKETGGSSDSTKKVRKPKPWKHPQPITVAQLRQMRDEFWDTAPHYGGQKEIWDALRVASESEVSHAQAIVESAGIIVSNADLTLCYDERGAKYELPKYVLSEPTNLIRDS encoded by the exons ATGGGCTGCGCAGGATCCACCCCGGCCACCAAGGAAACCGGAGGAAGCAGCG ACAGTACTAAGAAAGTCAGGAAGCCCAAGCCCTGGAAGCATCCCCAACCCATAACAGTGGCCCAGCTCAGGCAGATGCGCGACGAGTTTTGGGACACAGCTCCTCACTATGGTGGTCAGAAAG AAATTTGGGATGCCCTTCGAGTTGCATCAGAATCTGAGGTATCCCATGCCCAGGCTATTGTGGAAAGTGCAGGCATAATCGTTTCTAATGCTGATCTGACTCTCTGCTATGATGAAAGGG GTGCCAAGTATGAACTGCCCAAGTATGTTTTGAGTGAACCAACCAACCTTATCCGAGACAGCTGA